One genomic segment of Coffea arabica cultivar ET-39 chromosome 6e, Coffea Arabica ET-39 HiFi, whole genome shotgun sequence includes these proteins:
- the LOC113694578 gene encoding APO protein 2, chloroplastic: MAWGSVNSQFGTALLWHAKLKNVSPRLQLLENKPQRVLSSLDSLKLACSPVAPELRGRRPSENLGQCKAAVIRCDHPQNADLPRSYSKKEKKPFPVPIVELRRAARERFKNSKGQPRRPIPPPKNGLVVKSLTPLAYSVLNARITLINNLKKLLKVVPVQGCKWCNEIHVGQFGHPFRSCKGPTASIRKGEHEWGDAVIEDILVPIEAYHLYDRLQRRITHDERFSIPRIPALVELCIQAGVDLPEYPTKRRRKPIIRIGKSEFIDADESDLPDPETEAPMPRILTEIPDGEINPPSSAEEIAVLAEETLQAWEKMRKGAKRLMKMYPVRVCGYCPEVHVGPSGHKAQVCGAYKHQQRNGQHGWQTAVLDDLIPPRYVWHVPDVNKPLARELRNFYGQAPAVVEICIQAGAAVPEHYKPTMRLDIGIPKDAKEAEMVV; the protein is encoded by the exons ATGGCTTGGGGGAGTGTAAACTCCCAGTTTGGAACTGCACTTTTGTGGCATGCTAAACTGAAGAATGTTTCTCCAAGATTACAACTTTTGGAAAATAAACCTCAGCGGGTTCTCAGTTCACTTGATTCCCTGAAG CTTGCCTGCAGCCCAGTTGCCCCCGAGTTAAGAGGTAGACGCCCATCAGAGAACCTGGGTCAATGCAAAGCCGCGGTGATCAGATGTGATCATCCTCAAAATGCAGATCTACCTCGCTCCTATtcaaagaaggagaagaagccCTTCCCTGTTCCAATAGTTGAGTTGAGGAGAGCTGCCAGGGAAAGGTTCAAGAACAGCAAAGGCCAACCAAGAAGACCAATTCCCCCTCCGAAAAATGGCTTGGTTGTTAAGAGCCTAACTCCCCTTGCTTACAGTGTGCTAAATGCAAGAATAACGTTGATTAACAATCTCAAGAAGTTGTTGAAAGTGGTGCCCGTTCAAGGTTGCAA GTGGTGCAATGAAATCCATGTGGGACAGTTTGGTCATCCATTCAGATCATGCAAAGGACCAACAGCCTCAATTCGTAAGGGAGAGCATGAGTGGGGAGATGCAGTAATTGAAGATATACTGGTGCCAATTGAAGCATACCACCTCTATGATCGTCTGCAAAGGCGTATCACACACGATGAGAGATTCTCGATCCCCAGAATCCCTGCACTAGTGGAGCTCTGCATTCAGGCAGGGGTTGATTTGCCTGAATATCCTACAAAACGAAGAAGAAAACCAATCATACGAATTGGGAAAAGTGAGTTCATTGATGCAGATGAAAGTGACTTGCCAGACCCTGAGACAGAAGCTCCCATGCCACGAATATTGACTGAAATACCTGATGGAGAAATTAATCCCCCTTCTAGTGCAGAAGAAATTGCTGTGCTGGCTGAGGAAACACTTCAAGCATGGGAAAAAATGAGGAAAGGGGCCAAGAGGCTGATGAAGATGTATCCTGTGAGGGTTTGTGGATATTGTCCAGAAGTGCATGTGGGTCCTAGTGGACACAAGGCCCAAGTTTGTGGAGCTTACAAGCATCAGCAACGTAATGGGCAGCATGGATGGCAGACAGCTGTTCTTGATGACTTGATACCTCCAAGATATGTGTGGCATGTTCCTGACGTCAATAAGCCTCTAGCACGAGAGCTTAGAAATTTCTATGGTCAAGCCCCTGCTGTTGTAGAAATATGCATACAGGCCGGTGCTGCTGTGCCTGAACACTACAAACCCACGATGAGGTTGGATATTGGAATTCCTAAAGACGCTAAAGAAGCTGAAATGGTCGTTTGA
- the LOC113694936 gene encoding LOW QUALITY PROTEIN: 1-acyl-sn-glycerol-3-phosphate acyltransferase BAT2, chloroplastic (The sequence of the model RefSeq protein was modified relative to this genomic sequence to represent the inferred CDS: substituted 1 base at 1 genomic stop codon): MVVSYQSSSSKFANFQFHPSPPLHHFRQKPAGFFLCTSVRPKSNAHDRFRFGLFPLKHSTWRISNIYDFTSKRRCAHASRLSFCPVEKFCGVYDECVSDRCKLSRCIIRSDISASGSASASYPLSESQAISKFRGICFYAVTSFVAIFLFVLMVVAHPFVLLFDKYRRKAQHLIAKVXALLTISPFLKIEFEGLHNLPAKDAPAVYVSNHQSFLDIYTLLTLGKSFKFISKTSIFLFPIIGWAMYFLGTIPLKRLDSRSQLDCLKRCMDLVKKGASVFFFPEGTRSKDGKLGTFKKGAFSVAVKTGVPVIPVTLIGTGKIMPAGMESRLNPGGIKVVIHPPIEGKDPDFLCSEARKKIADVLIREGYET; encoded by the exons ATGGTAGTCTCATACCAGTCTTCCTCATCCAAGTTCGCTAATTTCCAGTTCCATCCTTCCCCTCCACTCCACCATTTCC gTCAAAAACCAGCTGGGTTTTTCCTCTGCACCTCTGTTCGCCCT AAGTCAAATGCTCATGATAGATTCCGCTTtggtctttttcctctcaaacaTTCTACTTGGAGAATTTCAAACATAT ATGATTTTACAAGTAAAAGAAGGTGTGCTCATGCATCTCGGTTATCTTTTTGCCCTGTCGAGAAGTTTTGTGGAGTATATGATGAATGTGTTTCAGATAGGTGTAAATTGTCAAGATGCATCATTAGATCTGATATTTCTGCCAGTGGTTCTGCTAGTGCTTCCTATCCACTATCAG AATCTCAAGCAATCTCAAAATTCAGAGGAATTTGCTTTTATGCTGTAACTTCTTTTGTTgccatttttttgtttgtgcTGATGGTGGTTGCACATCCTTTTGTGCTCTTATTTGATAAGTATCGTCGTAAAGCACAGCACCTCATTGCTAAAGTCTGAGCACTCTTGACTATTTCTCCGTTTTTGAAGATTGAATTCGAGGGTTTGCATAATCTTCCTGCCAAGGATGCTCCTGCTGTATATGTGTCCAATCATCAGAGTTTTTTAGACATATATACTCTGCTTACTCTTGGGAAAAGCTTCAAATTTATAAGCAAAACttctatttttctctttccCATTATTGGATGGGCAATGTATTTCCTGGGCACTATTCCTTTGAAGCGCTTGGACAGCAGAAGTCAACTG GATTGTCTTAAGAGATGCATGGATCTTGTTAAGAAAGGAGCAtctgttttcttctttcctGAGGGAACTCGGAGTAAGGACGGGAAATTAGGCACTTTTAAG AAAGGTGCATTCAGTGTTGCTGTGAAAACTGGAGTGCCCGTGATTCCAGTTACTCTTATTGGAACAGGCAAGATAATGCCTGCAGGAATGGAGAGTCGACTAAACCCAGGAGGAATTAAAGTTGTCATTCACCCACCCATCGAAGGAAAGGATCCTGATTTCTTGTGCAGTGAGGCCAGAAAGAAGATTGCAGATGTGCTAATTCGTGAAGGTTATGAAACTTAA
- the LOC113695640 gene encoding flavonol synthase/flavanone 3-hydroxylase-like yields MHQKTRGVQIQPVPFEMASKVISLQTIDMSPYLREGDEKGRKKVVEEIWKASTECGFFQAVNHGIPVELLKKTRRIYREFFDRPDEEKLKCVPQVDERPSPGYFKSQQFGTKEGHEDFLTVAPGRLNVYPKDFPEFKQVLEEIFPYLVKLASAIEEIINSASGLPPNFLKEYNDDRNSDFLLGLHYPAAENLANIGRYPHEDVNLITFVYQDHVGGLQVLNNGQWIPVIPDDEKLVVNIGDILQVLSNNRLKSATHRVFRTEGTERDSFAFFYSLKPDKWVEPLPQFTTEVGEPPKYRGFLYDDYMQLRQRDYTDNQPDKYEDIARITYYAINT; encoded by the exons ATGCATCAAAAAACAAGGGGTGTCCAAATCCAACCTGTACCTTTCGAAATGGCTAGTAAGGTGATTTCTCTGCAAACCATTGACATGAGTCCTTATTTAAGAGAGGGCGACGAGAAGGGGAGGAAGAAGGTCGTGGAGGAAATATGGAAAGCAAGTACAGAATGTGGTTTTTTCCAAGCTGTAAACCATGGGATTCCAGTAGAGCTGTTGAAGAAAACTCGGAGGATCTACAGGGAATTTTTTGACCGCCCAGATGAAGAGAAACTCAAGTGCGTTCCACAGGTTGATGAAAGGCCATCTCCTGGTTATTTCAAAAGCCAACAATTCGGCACCAAGGAGGGGCATGAGGACTTTTTGACTGTTGCTCCAGGCCGCTTGAACGTCTACCCCAAAGATTTTCCTGAATTCAA GCAAGTATTGGAGGAGATTTTTCCCTACCTCGTGAAATTAGCCTCCGCAATAGAGGAAATTATCAATTCGGCTTCGGGCCTCCCTCCTAATTTCCTCAAGGAGTACAACGATGATAGGAATAGTGACTTTTTACTAGGCTTGCATTACCCTGCGGCCGAAAACTTGGCAAATATTGGGAGATACCCGCACGAAGATGTCAATCTTATAACCTTTGTCTATCAGGATCATGTCGGGGGGCTGCAAGTTCTGAACAATGGTCAATGGATACCCGTGATACCTGATGACGAAAAATTAGTCGTGAACATAGGTGATATTCTTCAG GTACTGAGCAATAATAGACTCAAAAGTGCAACTCATCGGGTGTTCAGAACTGAAGGCACAGAACGCGACTCGTTTGCATTTTTCTACAGCCTGAAGCCGGACAAATGGGTGGAACCACTGCCACAATTCACTACAGAGGTTGGAGAGCCACCCAAATACAGAGGGTTTCTCTATGATGATTACATGCAACTCCGACAAAGGGATTACACCGATAATCAACCTGACAAATATGAAGACATTGCCCGCATTACCTATTATGCAATCAACACCTAG